A single region of the Gasterosteus aculeatus chromosome 1, fGasAcu3.hap1.1, whole genome shotgun sequence genome encodes:
- the LOC144409413 gene encoding ras-related protein Ral-B-like, with translation MYDEFVEDYEPTKADSYRKKVVLDGEDVQIDILDTAGQEDYAAIRDNYFRSGEGFLLLFSITERESFTAISEFREQILRVKEEEAIPLLLVGNKSDLEERRQVTAEEGVAKAADWGGVQYVETSAKTRANVDKVFFDLMREVRKKKMVESKDKNGPSGKKKKKRCCIL, from the exons ATGTACGACGAG tttgTGGAGGACTACGAGCCCACCAAGGCGGACAGCTACAGGAAGAAGGTGGTCCTGGACGGGGAGGACGTGCAGATCGACATCCTGGACACGGCGGGCCAGGAGGACTACGCCGCCATCAGGGACAACTACTTCCGCAGTGGGGAgggcttcctgctgctcttctccatCACGGAGCGCGAGTCCTTCACCGCCATCTCCGAGTtcag GGAGCAGATCCTCcgggtgaaggaggaggaggccatccCCCTGCTGCTGGTGGGGAACAAGTCGGACCTCGAGGAGCGGCGCCAGGTGACCGCCGAGGAGGGCGTGGCCAAGGCCGCCGACTGGGGGGGGGTGCAGTACGTGGAGACCTCTGCCAAGACCAGGGCCAACGTAGACAAG GTGTTCTTTGACCTCATGCGAGAGgtcaggaagaagaagatggtgGAGAGCAAAGACAAGAACGGGCCGAgtggcaagaagaagaagaagcgttgCTGCATCCTTTAG
- the LOC120813981 gene encoding inhibin beta B chain, with the protein MRSRLLGLALLLAGCALSTRCSPPGTEPEARSESRDTCASCGGGAAQLDAHFMDAVKRHILSRLQMRERPNITHAVSRVAMVTALRKLHAGRLRKDGRMEIPDLDGHARSSEEMEENSEIISFAERDDMVTSKSSLFFLVSSEGNQNLQVTQATLWLYFKLPPPPSEARPRRKLTAKVYYQEPGPGGRWDLVEKRLELRRSGWHTFPLTEALRLAFQKGQRRQNLDVRCEGCEGGAAAAPVLMDRDADESHRPFLVVRVRRSDPGHRIRKRGLECDGRSSLCCRKRFYIDFRLIGWNDWIIAPSGYFGNYCEGNCPAYMAGVPGSASSFHTAVVNQYRMRGMSPGSMNSCCIPTRLSTMSMLYFDDEYNIVKRDVPNMIVEECGCA; encoded by the exons atgAGGAGTCGCCTCCTCGGACTGGCTCTCCTCCTCGCGGGCTGCGCGCTCTCCACCCGCTGCTCTCCGCCCGGCACCGAGCCGGAGGCGCGCTCGGAGTCCCGGGACACGTGCGCATCCTGCGGCGGGGGGGCCGCGCAGTTGGACGCGCACTTCATGGATGCCGTGAAGAGGCACATCCTGAGCCGGCTGCAGATGCGCGAGAGGCCCAACATCACGCACGCGGTATCCAGGGTCGCCATGGTGACGGCGCTGCGCAAGCTCCACGCGGGAAGGCTGCGCAAGGACGGCCGGATGGAGATCCCCGACCTGGACGGGCACGCGAGGAGCagcgaggagatggaggagaactcCGAGATCATCAGCTTCGCTGAGAGAG ACGACATGGTGACGTCCAAGTCCAGCCTGTTCTTCCTGGTCTCCAGCGAGGGGAACCAGAACCTCCAGGTGACCCAGGCCACCCTCTGGCTCTACTTCaagctgccgccccccccctcggagGCCCGCCCGCGCCGCAAGCTGACGGCCAAGGTGTACTACCAGGAGCCGGGCCCGGGCGGCCGCTGGGACCTGGTGGAGAAGCGGCTGGAGCTGAGGCGCAGCGGGTGGCACACCTTCCCGCTGACCGAGGCCCTGCGGCTGGCCTTCCAGAAGGGGCAGCGCCGCCAGAACCTGGATGTGCGCTGCGAGGGctgcgaggggggggcggcggcggcgccggtcctgatggaccgcgaCGCGGACGAGTCTCACCGACCCTTCTTGGTGGTGCGGGTCCGGCGGTCCGACCCCGGCCACCGCATCCGCAAGCGGGGGTTGGAGTGCGACGGCAGGAGCAGCCTCTGCTGCCGCAAGCGCTTCTACATCGACTTCCGCCTCATCGGGTGGAACGACTGGATCATCGCGCCCTCGGGGTACTTTGGGAACTACTGCGAGGGGAACTGCCCGGCCTACATGGCGGGCGTCcccggctccgcctcctccttccaCACGGCGGTGGTCAACCAGTACCGCATGCGCGGCATGAGCCCCGGCTCCATGAACTCCTGCTGCATCCCCACCAGGCTCAGCACAATGTCCATGCTCTACTTCGACGACGAGTACAACATCGTGAAGCGGGACGTGCCGAATATGATCGTGGAGGAGTGCGGCTGCGCCTGA